The Populus nigra chromosome 14, ddPopNigr1.1, whole genome shotgun sequence genome has a segment encoding these proteins:
- the LOC133672889 gene encoding uncharacterized protein LOC133672889: protein MGAISCERESWVSSRNLVEVKENQQNDQTHNVDLPADDVLCQETEQVWQSMHQNNTFTKSINKGSLQKIQRKKSQVLLEGYVEGSCSSSEDELKRTKSLTDDDLDELKGCLDLGFGFSYDEIPELCNTLPALELCYSMSQKFLDEHQKSPERSSPAVAEAANSSPIANWKISSPGDHPEDVKARLKYWAQAVACTVRLCS, encoded by the exons ATGGGAGCCATCTCTTGTGAACGAGAATCTTGGGTTTCTTCAAGAAACCTAGTAGAAGTTaaagaaaatcaacaaaatgaTCAAACCCACAACGTAGATTTACCTGCTGATGATGTTCTGTGTCAAGAGACTGAACAAGTGTGGCAATCCATGCACCAAAATAACACCTTTACCAAAAGCATCAACAAGGGTTCTCTTCAAAAGATCCAGAGAAAGAAGAGTCAAGTGTTGTTAGAAGGGTATGTGGAAGGAAGTTGTAGCAGTAGTGAAGATGAGTTGAAGAGGACAAAGAGCTTGACAGATGATGATCTTGATGAGTTAAAAGGGTGCTTGGATCTTGGGTTTGGTTTCAGTTATGATGAGATCCCTGAACTTTGCAATACTTTGCCAGCTCTTGAGCTTTGTTACTCAATGAGTCAGAAATTTCTTGATGAGCATCAGAAGTCTCCTGAGAGAAGTTCTCCTGCCGTGGCTGAGGCTGCAAATTCTAGTCCTATTGCTAATTGGAAGATCTCTAGTCCTG GTGACCACCCTGAAGATGTTAAAGCAAGACTCAAATATTGGGCACAGGCTGTGGCATGTACTGTTAGGCTATGCAGCTGA
- the LOC133673077 gene encoding probable glutathione peroxidase 2, giving the protein MLAFYTMHFTNSISLVFLGFAILALYSYPSLLPSRKMAEESPKSIYDFTVKDIHGNDTSLSEYSGKVLLIVNVASKCGLTHSNYKELNVLYEKYKNQGFEILAFPCNQFAGQEPGSNEEIQDTVCTIFKAEFPIFDKIDVNGKNTAPVYKFLKSEKGGYFGDAIKWNFTKFLVNKEGKVVERYAPTTSPLKIEKDIQNLLGSS; this is encoded by the exons atgttggcaTTCTATACGATGCATTTCACCAACTCcatctctcttgtttttcttggttttgcaaTCTTGGCCCTTTACAGCTACccctctcttcttccttcaagAAAAATGGCTGAAGAAAGTCCCAAGTCCATCTATGACTTCACTGTCAAG GATATCCATGGAAACGATACGAGTCTAAGTGAATACAGTGGGAAGGTGCTCCTTATTGTGAATGTTGCTTCCAAATG TGGCCTCACACATTCAAACTACAAGGAATTGAATGTTTTGTATGAAAAGTACAAAAACCAAG GGTTCGAGATCTTGGCATTTCCTTGCAACCAGTTTGCTGGACAAGAACCTGGAAGCAATGAAGAGATTCAGGACACTGTATGCACAATTTTCAAAGCTGAATTCCCAATCTTCGATAAG ATTGATGTGAATGGGAAGAACACAGCACCTGTCTACAAGTTCTTAAAATCAGAGAAAGGAGGATATTTTGGAGATGCCATCAAGTGGAACTTTACCAAATTTTTGGTAAACAAAGAAGGAAAGGTTGTTGAGAGATATGCTCCTACTACATCACCTCTTAAGATTGAG AAAGACATTCAGAATCTGCTGGGATCTTCCTAA
- the LOC133673245 gene encoding inositol transporter 1-like, producing MTIQSSPGSSSYLPGSSGYLDMFPERRMSYFSNSYVIGLTVAAGIGGLLFGYDTGVISGALLYIKDEFEVVNQSSFLQETIVSMALVGAIIGAAAGGWINDAYGRKKATLLADVVFAAGSVVMAAAPDPYVLILGRLFVGLGVGIASVTAPVYIAEASPSEVRGGLVSTNVLMITGGQFLSYLVNLAFTEVPGTWRWMLGVSGVPAVVQFCIMLCLPESPRWLFMKNDKAKAIAILSKIYDIARLEDEIENLSVAEEEERQKRNDVKISDVFKSKEIRLAFLAGAGLQAFQQFTGINTVMYYSPTIVQMAGFRSNQLALLLSLIVAAMNAAGTVLGIYLIDHFGRKKLALSSLTGVIASLVVLAGAFFGKSSGSSNELFGWIAVLGLALYIAFFSPGMGPVPWTVNSEIYPEQYRGICGGMSATVNWVSNLIVAETFLSVADAVGTGWTFVILACIAVLAFVFVIVYVPETVGLTFVEVEQIWKERAWGSGYNTESLLERGNDN from the exons ATGACGATCCAGTCTTCACCGGGAAGTTCCAGTTACTTGCCGGGAAGTTCAGGGTATTTGGATATGTTTCCGGAGAGACGAATGTCGTATTTTAGTAATTCCTATGTTATTGGATTGACTGTTGCTGCTGGCATTGGTGGTCTCCTTTTTGGCTACGATACAG GTGTAATTTCAGGGGCTCTCTTGTATATAAAAGATGAATTTGAGGTGGTTAATCAGAGTAGTTTTCTACAG GAAACCATTGTTAGTATGGCATTGGTTGGCGCAATAATAGGAGCTGCAGCCGGTGGTTGGATCAATGATGCTTATGGACGCAAGAAAGCTACCCTTCTTGCTGATGTTGTATTTGCAGCTGGATCGGTTGTTATGGCAGCCGCCCCGGATCCCTATGTTCTTATACTGGGACGACTTTTTGTTGGCCTGGGTGTGGGTATAGCATCTGTTACTGCTCCTGTATATATTGCAGAAGCATCTCCATCAGAAGTAAGAGGAGGGTTAGTGAGCACAAATGTTCTTATGATTACTGGTGGACAGTTTCTTTCCTATCTCGTAAATCTTGCTTTTACTGAG GTCCCGGGAACATGGAGGTGGATGCTTGGAGTTTCTGGTGTACCCGCTGTGGTTCAGTTCTGCATTATGTTATGCTTGCCAGAGTCTCCTCGGTGGCTTTTCATGAAG AATGACAAAGCTAAAGCCATTGCAATACTTTCTAAAATATATGACATTGCTcggttggaggatgaaattgaaaacctttCTGTTGCTGAAGAGGAAGAGCGCCAGAAAAGGAATGATGTCAAAATCTCAGATGTgttcaaatcaaaagaaattagaCTTGCATTTCTTGCTGGGGCTGGACTCCAG GCTTTTCAGCAGTTCACTGGAATCAACACGGTCATGTACTACAGCCCAACCATTGTGCAGATGGCTGGCTTTAGGTCCAACCAATTAGCACTTCTCCTGTCCCTCATTGTCGCTGCCATGAATGCTGCTGGAACTGTTCTTGGCATTTACCTTATCGACCATTTTGGGAGGAAAAAGTTGGCCCTCTCAAGCTTAACTGGTGTAATTGCATCGCTTGTCGTTCTGGCTGGGGCATTTTTCGGCAAGTCATCTGGGTCTTCAAATGAACTCTTCGGGTGGATTGCAGTTCTGGGTCTAGCCTTGTATATTGCTTTCTTCTCACCAGGAATGGGACCTGTTCCATGGACTGTGAACTCGGAGATATATCCCGAACAATATCGAGGAATATGTGGGGGCATGTCAGCTACTGTGAATTGGGTTTCCAATTTGATAGTAGCCGAAACTTTCCTTTCAGTTGCTGACGCAGTGGGAACAGGTTGGACCTTCGTGATTCTCGCTTGCATAGCAGTGCTCGCATTTGTGTTTGTGATTGTGTATGTCCCAGAGACCGTGGGGTTGACATTTGTTGAAGTAGAGCAGATTTGGAAGGAAAGGGCATGGGGCAGTGGTTACAACACAGAAAGCCTTCTTGAACGAGGAAATGACAATTGA